From a single Nicotiana tomentosiformis chromosome 2, ASM39032v3, whole genome shotgun sequence genomic region:
- the LOC138905231 gene encoding uncharacterized protein has product MSIDYNQYSYDKLFSVCTQEDLALCNEIKLNQEIKRHRLNERQQLGKFCEQFAIDIPAKKKHSHKRKEFHNKRKGSSEKRFEKTKRRKDFHKAKKNFIKAKNPQACYKCGRVGHYTKDCKVKDKIMSLDLDDSIKDSLYKILLNSSPDNSPENSDRESSTDEDLRVLQEENYISSSEDEQGPCNEGQCSKHYCLMMTFIISIPNLKT; this is encoded by the coding sequence ATGAGTATTGATTATAATCAGTATTCATACGATAAATTATTTAGTGTATGCACTCAAGAAGATTTAGCTTTATGTAATGAGATTAAGTTAAATCAAGAGATTAAGAGACACCGTCTCAATGAGAGACAACAATTAGGGAAATTTTGTGAACAATTTGCTATTGATATTCCTGCAAAGAAAAAACATTCTCATAAGAGAAAAGAATTTCATAATAAGAGAAAAGGATCTTCTGAAAAAAGGTTTGAAAAAACtaaaagaagaaaagattttCATAAAGCAAAAAAGAATTTTATAAAAGCAAAAAACCCTCAGGcatgttataagtgtggtagggTAGGACATTATACCAAAGACTGCAAAgtcaaagataaaatcatgagTCTTGATTTAGATGATAGCATTAAAGATTCTTTGTATAAGATTTTATTAAATTCCTCTCCGGATAATAGTCCTGAGAATAGTGATAGAGAATCATCTACTGATGAAGATTTACGAGTCCTTCAAGAAGAGAATTATATCTCCTCTTCTGAAGATGAGCAAGGACCCTGTAACGAGGGACAATGCTCAAAACATTATTGTCTGATGATGACCTTTATAATATCTATTCCCAATTTAAAGACATGA